In Pseudomonadota bacterium, a genomic segment contains:
- the glmM gene encoding phosphoglucosamine mutase — protein sequence MTKLRKYFGTDGIRGVVGKDPITPNFMLRLGYAAGKVFSKIHGLGASGRAKVLIGKDTRLSGYMLESALQSGLAAAGVDVLLAGPLPTPGVAYLTRVLRLSAGIVISASHNPYQDNGVKFFCAQGNKLSDTLEVEIEQYLAEGLDAVISGDIGKAKRVVDAVGRYTEFCKSTFPQALDLSGMRVVLDCAHGATYQVAPAVFRELGATVIVMGDEPDGVNINLNCGALYPEAVRERVLHEKADIGISFDGDGDRLMMVDAGGLIYDGDQLLYVIASHRKVGGQDGVVGTLMTNLAIENEFKKLNIPFLRSAVGDRYVHEKLIENNWVLGGEGSGHIICLDKHTTGDGIVSALQVLAALRQSQQTLAQCLAAVRLYPQLLHSIRLARKLNDGELVQIQEVAGVISEQLGLKYRVLVRESGTEPLLRIMVEGESKMVVKKAVKGLTDSIQTLIPQKTH from the coding sequence GTGACCAAACTTAGGAAGTATTTTGGTACCGATGGGATCAGGGGGGTAGTTGGCAAAGATCCGATAACTCCTAATTTTATGTTGCGTTTAGGTTATGCCGCAGGAAAGGTTTTCTCGAAAATACATGGCTTAGGGGCCTCAGGTCGTGCAAAGGTGCTGATCGGGAAAGACACTCGGTTATCGGGGTATATGCTTGAGTCGGCACTTCAGTCTGGTTTGGCAGCAGCAGGAGTGGACGTGTTGCTGGCAGGGCCGCTTCCCACTCCGGGGGTTGCGTATTTAACGCGTGTGCTGCGATTGAGTGCGGGAATCGTAATATCAGCTTCTCATAATCCATACCAAGATAACGGAGTCAAATTTTTTTGTGCTCAGGGTAATAAATTATCGGACACCCTTGAAGTAGAGATTGAGCAATATCTCGCAGAAGGCCTTGATGCGGTTATTTCAGGTGATATTGGCAAAGCAAAACGAGTTGTGGATGCGGTAGGTCGATACACAGAATTTTGTAAGAGCACATTCCCTCAGGCACTTGATTTGTCCGGGATGCGTGTGGTCTTAGACTGTGCGCACGGAGCGACCTACCAGGTTGCGCCTGCCGTATTTAGAGAGCTTGGTGCGACAGTGATTGTCATGGGTGATGAGCCCGATGGGGTTAATATCAATCTTAATTGCGGGGCATTGTACCCGGAGGCTGTTCGCGAGCGTGTGCTTCATGAGAAAGCGGATATTGGTATCAGTTTTGATGGTGACGGCGATAGACTGATGATGGTTGATGCTGGGGGGCTGATTTACGATGGCGATCAGCTCTTATATGTGATTGCAAGTCATCGAAAGGTAGGCGGCCAAGATGGAGTCGTAGGTACTTTAATGACTAATCTGGCGATCGAAAATGAATTTAAGAAGTTAAATATTCCATTTTTGCGCTCAGCTGTTGGTGATCGATACGTCCATGAAAAACTGATCGAGAACAATTGGGTGCTTGGTGGGGAGGGGTCTGGACACATTATCTGCCTTGATAAGCACACGACTGGCGACGGCATTGTTTCTGCCCTCCAAGTGCTCGCAGCCTTAAGACAGTCACAGCAGACTTTAGCGCAATGCTTGGCAGCGGTGCGGCTCTATCCCCAGTTGCTTCATAGTATTCGGCTTGCGCGCAAATTGAATGATGGTGAGCTTGTGCAGATCCAAGAGGTGGCAGGCGTTATCTCGGAGCAGCTGGGACTGAAGTACCGCGTGCTAGTTCGAGAATCAGGTACTGAGCCGTTGCTTCGTATCATGGTCGAGGGCGAGAGCAAAATGGTCGTTAAAAAGGCTGTCAAAGGATTGACTGATTCGATTCAGACGCTTATTCCTCAAAAAACTCACTAG
- the folP gene encoding dihydropteroate synthase: MNLNFVWGNSSFKLTRPMVMGVVNVTPDSFSDGGAYLDPKIAVERAKVLFESGADIIDVGAESTRPGSEPASLEMERDRVIPVIQELSRLGVPISIDTQKPALMEEAIECGACLINDISGAQNLEVAAIVARTNVGVCVMHMKGSPRTMQQNPSYGDVTQEVFTFLQERAASLIQAGVNPSNIVVDPGFGFGKTLDHNLALLRNLNKFKELGHPILVGLSRKAMLGVITNKKDALDRLGSSIAAAIFAMTKGADIVRVHDVNETRDALLAWQFFSEAALAEPDR; encoded by the coding sequence ATGAATCTTAATTTTGTTTGGGGTAACTCTAGCTTTAAGTTAACCCGACCGATGGTGATGGGAGTGGTGAATGTCACCCCCGATTCCTTCTCAGATGGCGGAGCGTATCTTGACCCTAAGATAGCGGTTGAGCGGGCGAAAGTCCTATTTGAATCTGGAGCCGATATCATTGACGTTGGCGCGGAGTCCACCCGGCCGGGGTCAGAGCCTGCAAGTTTGGAGATGGAGCGGGATCGAGTGATTCCGGTGATTCAGGAGTTATCGCGTTTGGGAGTTCCGATCTCTATTGATACGCAAAAGCCAGCTTTGATGGAAGAGGCGATTGAGTGTGGCGCGTGTCTCATCAACGACATCTCTGGCGCTCAAAATCTCGAGGTTGCGGCTATTGTGGCACGTACTAATGTGGGGGTTTGCGTGATGCACATGAAAGGCTCGCCTCGAACTATGCAGCAGAATCCGAGTTATGGAGATGTTACTCAAGAAGTCTTCACGTTTTTGCAGGAAAGGGCCGCATCTTTGATTCAAGCGGGGGTGAATCCTTCTAACATTGTGGTTGATCCTGGTTTTGGTTTTGGTAAGACGCTTGACCATAACTTAGCGTTGCTCAGAAATTTAAATAAATTTAAAGAGCTAGGGCATCCGATTTTGGTCGGTCTTTCGCGCAAGGCGATGTTGGGAGTTATTACAAATAAAAAAGATGCTTTAGATCGATTGGGTTCGAGTATCGCTGCGGCTATCTTTGCGATGACAAAGGGTGCAGACATCGTTAGAGTGCATGATGTGAATGAAACAAGAGATGCGCTTTTAGCTTGGCAGTTCTTTTCCGAGGCAGCACTTGCGGAGCCAGATCGGTGA
- the ftsH gene encoding ATP-dependent zinc metalloprotease FtsH — protein MNNTMKNIAIWVVTAFVLMTVFNQFSGRQREQTSVPYSKFMQDVKSGGVASVAIDGRNLKVQKSDGQLYSVYSPSDPWLVSDLLKAGVVVEATPEESPSLLMNIFVSWFPMLLLIGVWVFFMRQMQGGGRGGVFSFGKSKAKLVDDNNNGVTFADVAGCDEAKEEVSELVDFLRDPGKYQKLGGRIPRGVLMVGSPGTGKTLLAKAIAGEAKVPFFSISGSDFVEMFVGVGAARVRDMFENAKKNSPCIVFIDEIDAVGRQRGAGLGGGNDEREQTLNQLLVEMDGFETGLGVIVIAATNRPDVLDPALLRPGRFDRQVVVPLPDIRGREQILMVHMRKVPIAPDVKADILARGTPGFSGADLANLVNEAALFAARASKRLVDMTDFESAKDKIMMGAERRSMVMPEQERRNTAYHESGHAVVARLLPKTDPVHKVTIIPRGQALGLTMQLPQEDRYSMDKEQILQNISVLFGGRIAEEIFMKQMTTGASNDFERATDMARRMVTRWGMSDELGPIVYGENEGEIFLGRSVTTTKNISEATMQRVDAEIKKIIDERYGLARSLIEKNREKVELMAQTLLEWETIDADQVNDIMDGRQPRPPKPTQRSEEPKSSLDVTNPEPTTRPVEEI, from the coding sequence TTGAATAATACGATGAAAAACATAGCGATATGGGTGGTAACCGCGTTTGTCCTAATGACGGTCTTTAATCAATTTAGTGGGCGTCAACGCGAGCAGACGTCGGTGCCTTATTCTAAGTTTATGCAGGACGTTAAATCCGGCGGCGTCGCCTCGGTCGCCATTGACGGTCGAAATCTCAAGGTTCAAAAGTCAGATGGGCAACTATACAGTGTGTATTCCCCTTCTGATCCATGGTTAGTTTCTGATTTACTCAAGGCCGGAGTTGTGGTTGAAGCAACGCCGGAGGAAAGTCCTTCGTTGCTTATGAATATTTTCGTGTCCTGGTTCCCTATGCTGCTACTCATAGGGGTTTGGGTTTTCTTCATGCGCCAAATGCAAGGCGGGGGGCGAGGTGGTGTGTTCTCGTTCGGAAAAAGTAAAGCCAAATTGGTGGACGATAACAACAATGGTGTGACGTTTGCTGATGTGGCAGGGTGCGATGAGGCTAAGGAAGAAGTTTCTGAGTTAGTCGATTTTCTTCGGGACCCTGGAAAATATCAAAAGTTAGGCGGTCGAATTCCCAGGGGTGTGCTCATGGTGGGTTCGCCTGGTACCGGTAAAACCTTGCTTGCAAAAGCAATTGCTGGTGAGGCGAAGGTCCCATTTTTTTCTATATCTGGTTCGGACTTTGTGGAGATGTTCGTCGGTGTTGGTGCCGCTCGAGTGCGTGACATGTTTGAGAACGCTAAGAAAAACTCGCCTTGTATCGTGTTTATCGATGAAATCGATGCTGTCGGTCGTCAGCGTGGGGCTGGTCTTGGTGGCGGTAACGATGAGCGGGAGCAAACGCTCAACCAATTGTTGGTGGAGATGGATGGTTTTGAAACTGGATTGGGCGTGATTGTTATTGCTGCGACTAACCGGCCTGATGTGCTTGATCCTGCGCTATTGCGTCCTGGTCGGTTTGATCGCCAAGTTGTTGTGCCGCTCCCTGACATTAGAGGCAGGGAACAAATATTGATGGTTCATATGCGTAAAGTACCTATTGCGCCAGATGTGAAGGCGGATATTCTCGCCCGCGGAACACCGGGATTTTCCGGCGCTGATTTGGCTAACTTGGTAAATGAGGCAGCGTTGTTTGCGGCCAGAGCGAGTAAGCGCTTAGTGGATATGACGGATTTTGAAAGCGCCAAAGATAAAATCATGATGGGGGCGGAGCGTCGCTCGATGGTGATGCCAGAGCAGGAGCGCAGGAATACGGCCTATCATGAGTCTGGCCACGCTGTTGTAGCGAGACTCTTACCCAAAACCGATCCAGTACATAAGGTGACGATTATCCCTAGAGGTCAAGCGTTGGGCTTGACTATGCAGCTTCCACAGGAGGATCGCTACAGCATGGATAAGGAGCAAATTCTTCAAAATATATCCGTATTGTTTGGTGGACGCATTGCGGAAGAAATTTTCATGAAACAAATGACAACCGGTGCATCGAATGATTTTGAGCGGGCAACTGATATGGCGCGCAGGATGGTTACTCGATGGGGTATGAGTGATGAGCTCGGACCGATAGTTTACGGTGAGAATGAGGGCGAAATATTCCTTGGTAGGTCAGTCACGACGACTAAGAATATATCTGAAGCGACCATGCAAAGGGTAGATGCTGAAATCAAGAAAATCATTGATGAACGATATGGATTGGCTCGTAGTTTAATAGAGAAAAATCGAGAAAAAGTCGAGTTGATGGCTCAGACATTACTTGAATGGGAAACTATTGATGCTGATCAGGTTAACGACATCATGGATGGTCGTCAGCCAAGGCCACCTAAACCAACGCAAAGGTCGGAGGAGCCTAAGAGCTCGCTTGATGTGACGAATCCAGAACCAACAACACGCCCAGTAGAGGAAATCTAG
- a CDS encoding RlmE family RNA methyltransferase yields the protein MSKCKKTWMQEHVSDPFVKKANLEGWRSRASFKLLEILEQDDLVTPGMVVVDLGAAPGGWSQVVSRRVTHHGLVIAVDLLEMSALPQVHFIQGDFADKHTLDAVEAELSDREVGLVISDMAPNISGVKSLDQARWLHLAELAFGFSQQYLKQGGSMVIKCFEGEGAKEFRESVKASFQKIHIKKPKASRDRSSEFFIVGLNKIG from the coding sequence ATGTCAAAATGTAAAAAAACTTGGATGCAGGAGCACGTATCTGACCCGTTTGTAAAAAAAGCAAACTTAGAGGGTTGGCGATCACGTGCTTCGTTTAAATTGTTGGAGATACTCGAACAAGATGATTTAGTCACTCCTGGTATGGTCGTTGTTGATTTGGGCGCCGCCCCTGGAGGCTGGAGCCAGGTGGTGTCAAGGCGCGTGACACACCATGGGTTAGTGATCGCAGTAGATTTGCTGGAAATGTCAGCTTTGCCCCAAGTGCATTTTATCCAGGGAGATTTTGCGGATAAGCATACGTTAGATGCAGTGGAGGCGGAATTGTCAGATCGCGAAGTGGGTCTTGTAATTTCTGATATGGCCCCCAATATTAGTGGGGTAAAGTCTTTAGATCAGGCTCGCTGGTTACATTTAGCTGAATTGGCATTTGGATTTTCGCAGCAGTATTTAAAACAAGGTGGGAGCATGGTCATCAAATGCTTTGAGGGCGAGGGGGCTAAGGAATTTCGCGAAAGCGTTAAGGCAAGCTTCCAAAAGATCCACATTAAAAAGCCGAAAGCATCTAGGGATCGCTCCAGTGAATTTTTCATCGTTGGGTTGAACAAAATTGGTTAA
- the yhbY gene encoding ribosome assembly RNA-binding protein YhbY, protein MNPISDKIKRELRAKAHHLNPVVTIGDKGLSKPVLKELSIALDAHELIKVRIHSDDREEREKIMSEIVTSLGATSINHIGKVLIVYRRNEKNAD, encoded by the coding sequence GTGAATCCAATATCAGACAAAATTAAACGCGAACTTAGGGCGAAAGCACACCACCTCAATCCTGTTGTAACAATCGGTGACAAGGGGCTGAGCAAGCCGGTTTTAAAAGAACTCAGCATCGCCCTAGATGCCCACGAATTAATTAAAGTACGCATTCATTCGGACGACCGAGAAGAACGCGAAAAAATCATGTCTGAGATTGTCACATCACTGGGAGCGACCTCCATTAATCATATTGGTAAGGTACTTATCGTTTACCGCAGAAACGAAAAGAATGCTGACTGA
- the greA gene encoding transcription elongation factor GreA yields the protein MSKVPLTTLGAEKLREELHHLKTEERPSVIRAIQEARAHGDLSENAEYDAAKERQSFVEGRIIELEGKLSNAQIIDPAKLNAEGRCVFGATAHLCDLETDQEVTYQIVGEDEADIKGGKISVNSPIARALIGKEKGDVAEVDAPGGVREYEILTVQYI from the coding sequence ATGTCAAAAGTTCCTCTCACGACGTTAGGGGCAGAGAAGCTCCGTGAAGAGTTGCATCACTTAAAAACCGAGGAGCGACCGTCTGTAATTAGAGCTATTCAAGAGGCTAGAGCTCACGGTGATTTATCCGAAAACGCAGAATATGACGCAGCTAAGGAGCGTCAGAGCTTTGTCGAAGGACGTATCATTGAATTAGAGGGGAAGCTGTCCAACGCCCAAATTATTGATCCTGCGAAACTTAATGCTGAGGGACGCTGCGTTTTTGGCGCAACCGCTCACCTCTGTGATTTAGAAACTGATCAAGAGGTTACCTATCAAATTGTAGGTGAGGATGAGGCTGATATTAAAGGTGGAAAAATTTCTGTTAATTCGCCAATCGCGCGAGCCCTCATCGGTAAGGAAAAGGGTGATGTGGCGGAAGTCGATGCGCCTGGTGGTGTTAGAGAGTATGAAATTTTGACTGTGCAATATATTTGA
- the carB gene encoding carbamoyl-phosphate synthase large subunit, whose product MPKREDIQSILIIGAGPIVIGQACEFDYSGAQACKALREEGYRVILVNSNPATIMTDPELADVTYIEPITWQILENIIAAEKPDALLPTMGGQTALNCALDLAKHGVLEKYSVEMIGASKEAIDKAEDREKFKAAMTKIGLDSPKSMIARSLEEAIQVQVLIGYPTIIRPSFTMGGAGGGIAYNKEEFVEIIERGLDASPTKEVLIEESVIGWKEFEMEVVRDRADNCIIICSIENLDAMGVHTGDSITVAPAQTLTDKEYQIMRNASIAVLREIGVDTGGSNVQFAINPDNGRMTVIEMNPRVSRSSALASKATGFPIAKVAAKLAVGFTLDELKNDITGGQTPASFEPTIDYVVTKIPRFAFEKFPRANSRLTTQMKSVGEVMAIGRTFQESFQKALRGLETGIDGLDERSSDLETVRAEIVDPGPERILYVADAFRLGLRVEEIHHMTNIDPWFLAFIEDLVFEEQEISSASLKDFDQLTLRRIKQKGFSDRRIAKLLGVDESEVRDLRHALSIRPVFKRVDTCAAEFDTNTAYMYSTYEEECESRPSSREKIMVLGGGPNRIGQGIEFDYCCVHASLALREDGFETIMVNCNPETVSTDYDISDRLYFEPLTLEDVLEIVEVEKPKGVIVQYGGQTPLKLAAGLHAAGVPIIGTSPEMIDIAEDREKFRNLLSDIDLKQPPNRTARNPEEAISLAKEIGYPLVVRPSYVLGGRAMEIVHQQSDLERYMREAVKVSNDSPVLLDRFLNDAIEVDVDAICDGSDVVIGGIMEHIEQAGVHSGDSACSLPPFSLSAALQDDLRRQTVKLARGLNVVGLMNIQFAIQGEEVYVLEVNPRASRTVPYVSKATGRPLAKVAASCMAGKTLAQMGVTSEIVPPYYSVKEAVFPFIKFPGVDTILGPEMRSTGEVMGIGQSFSEAFVKSQLAAGVLLPTSGKVFMSVRDQDKDKIIDLARELSEHGFELIATQGTAHALSEHGLRAHRVNKVAEGRPHVVDMIKNGEIVMIINTVDDSQASIRDSYSIRRTALQGRVTYFTTIAGARAASHGISQMTDLHLRSLQSAHSLLS is encoded by the coding sequence ATGCCGAAAAGAGAAGATATTCAATCGATACTGATCATAGGCGCCGGTCCGATTGTTATCGGACAAGCTTGTGAGTTTGACTATTCCGGCGCTCAGGCGTGTAAAGCTCTGCGTGAAGAGGGGTATCGAGTTATTCTCGTGAACTCTAACCCCGCGACAATTATGACCGATCCGGAGTTGGCGGACGTGACTTACATCGAGCCCATCACCTGGCAAATATTAGAAAACATTATTGCGGCCGAGAAACCTGATGCTTTGCTGCCTACGATGGGTGGGCAGACCGCTCTAAATTGCGCACTGGACTTAGCTAAGCATGGAGTTTTAGAAAAATATTCGGTAGAAATGATTGGCGCGAGTAAAGAGGCTATTGATAAGGCTGAGGATCGCGAAAAGTTTAAAGCTGCAATGACTAAAATTGGGCTCGATAGCCCGAAATCGATGATAGCGCGTAGTCTCGAAGAAGCGATTCAGGTTCAGGTTTTGATTGGCTACCCCACCATCATAAGACCTTCGTTTACGATGGGAGGGGCTGGTGGCGGTATCGCTTACAACAAAGAGGAGTTCGTTGAGATTATCGAAAGGGGTTTGGACGCGTCTCCGACCAAAGAGGTTTTAATTGAAGAGTCGGTTATTGGGTGGAAGGAATTTGAGATGGAGGTTGTTCGTGATCGAGCGGATAACTGCATTATTATATGTTCCATCGAAAATTTAGATGCTATGGGGGTTCATACGGGAGACTCAATTACCGTAGCGCCAGCCCAGACGCTGACTGATAAAGAATACCAAATCATGCGTAATGCCTCGATAGCGGTTTTGCGTGAAATTGGCGTGGATACCGGTGGCTCAAACGTGCAATTTGCGATCAACCCGGATAACGGTCGTATGACCGTTATCGAGATGAATCCTAGAGTATCCCGTTCTTCAGCGCTTGCTTCAAAAGCGACTGGTTTTCCAATTGCGAAGGTGGCAGCAAAGCTCGCAGTGGGGTTTACGCTTGATGAGCTTAAGAATGACATAACGGGTGGACAGACTCCTGCTTCGTTTGAGCCTACCATCGATTATGTGGTAACCAAGATCCCGCGTTTTGCATTTGAGAAATTTCCACGAGCGAATTCACGACTCACAACGCAGATGAAATCTGTGGGTGAGGTTATGGCCATTGGGCGAACGTTTCAGGAGTCCTTCCAGAAGGCACTCCGCGGTCTGGAAACCGGAATCGATGGGTTGGATGAGCGCTCTTCAGATCTCGAAACGGTACGCGCAGAAATTGTGGATCCAGGGCCCGAACGCATATTGTATGTGGCGGACGCATTTCGTCTCGGCTTGCGCGTAGAGGAAATCCATCACATGACGAATATTGATCCTTGGTTTCTTGCGTTTATCGAAGATTTAGTCTTTGAGGAGCAGGAGATTTCGAGTGCTTCGCTGAAGGATTTTGATCAACTGACATTAAGGCGAATTAAGCAAAAGGGTTTTTCTGATCGAAGAATAGCGAAATTACTGGGTGTCGATGAAAGTGAAGTGCGCGATTTGCGGCACGCGCTCTCGATTCGCCCAGTTTTCAAAAGGGTAGATACCTGCGCTGCAGAATTTGATACGAATACGGCATATATGTACTCAACCTATGAAGAAGAATGTGAGTCTCGACCATCGAGTCGTGAAAAAATAATGGTGTTAGGCGGTGGGCCAAATCGAATTGGTCAGGGTATTGAATTTGATTATTGCTGTGTTCATGCTTCTTTAGCTCTTCGTGAGGATGGCTTTGAAACTATTATGGTGAATTGTAATCCAGAGACTGTCTCTACTGATTACGATATTTCCGATCGACTTTATTTTGAACCATTGACCCTCGAAGATGTATTGGAAATTGTCGAAGTGGAAAAACCTAAAGGGGTCATTGTCCAATACGGGGGTCAAACGCCTCTTAAATTAGCTGCTGGATTGCATGCGGCTGGTGTTCCCATCATTGGTACGAGTCCAGAGATGATTGACATTGCAGAGGATCGAGAAAAGTTTCGCAACTTACTTTCTGATATTGATTTGAAACAACCTCCAAATCGAACGGCCAGAAACCCTGAAGAGGCGATAAGCTTAGCCAAGGAGATTGGTTACCCGCTCGTCGTGCGTCCATCTTATGTTTTGGGCGGCAGAGCGATGGAAATTGTTCATCAGCAATCGGATCTTGAGCGCTATATGAGGGAGGCTGTAAAAGTCAGTAATGATAGCCCTGTGCTGTTAGATCGCTTTTTAAATGATGCCATAGAGGTTGACGTTGATGCGATCTGCGATGGTTCAGATGTCGTGATTGGTGGGATTATGGAGCATATTGAACAAGCAGGTGTCCATAGTGGGGATTCCGCCTGCTCACTTCCGCCATTTAGTTTGTCTGCAGCGCTTCAAGACGATTTGAGGCGTCAAACTGTTAAACTCGCTAGAGGGCTGAACGTAGTTGGGCTGATGAATATACAGTTTGCCATCCAGGGTGAAGAGGTTTATGTGTTGGAAGTTAATCCTCGGGCATCTCGCACGGTTCCCTATGTTTCGAAGGCTACTGGTCGGCCTTTGGCCAAGGTGGCGGCGAGTTGCATGGCAGGAAAAACACTCGCACAAATGGGCGTTACGTCAGAGATAGTTCCTCCCTATTACTCAGTAAAAGAGGCGGTTTTTCCGTTTATTAAGTTTCCTGGTGTAGATACCATTTTAGGCCCAGAGATGCGGTCAACCGGTGAGGTGATGGGTATTGGTCAATCCTTCTCAGAAGCTTTTGTTAAGTCGCAATTGGCAGCTGGGGTGCTGTTGCCGACTTCGGGCAAAGTGTTTATGAGTGTTCGAGATCAAGACAAGGATAAGATTATTGATCTTGCTCGAGAATTGTCTGAACATGGGTTTGAGTTAATTGCCACGCAAGGAACGGCACACGCCCTTTCTGAACATGGTTTGCGAGCACACCGGGTAAATAAAGTCGCAGAGGGACGGCCTCACGTTGTTGATATGATCAAGAATGGCGAGATTGTAATGATTATTAATACGGTAGATGATAGTCAGGCTTCCATTAGGGATTCATATTCGATAAGGAGAACCGCTTTGCAAGGAAGAGTCACCTACTTCACCACGATTGCTGGAGCAAGAGCCGCGAGTCACGGTATCAGTCAAATGACCGATCTGCATTTACGCTCGTTACAAAGTGCTCATAGTCTGCTTAGCTGA
- the carA gene encoding glutamine-hydrolyzing carbamoyl-phosphate synthase small subunit has protein sequence MSYQKCDSAILVLEDGAEFQGFSIGSAESAVGEVVFNTSMTGYQEILTDPSYQNQIVTLTYPHIGSVGCNEEDFESVAARAAGLVIRDLPLVASNFRSTSCLSDWLKEQQVPAIAGIDTRRLTRLLREKGALSGAIGVGDLGRSELLERVRAFPGLAGSDLASQVSCDHVYEWSEPEWLLEPEIRQKTMDAVRHVVAYDFGVKRNILRILVSRDCRVTVVPATTSAKDVLGMRPDGVFLSNGPGDPEPCTYAIEAIQQLLGQRVPIFGICLGHQLLALASGAKTRKMKFGHHGANHPVKDLDTGQVLITSQNHGFEVDQTSLPSSVRTTHTSLFDGSLQGIERIDLPAFSFQGHPEASPGPHDVGYLFDRFISNIDREKRIRNKP, from the coding sequence TTGTCGTATCAAAAATGTGATTCAGCGATCTTGGTGCTCGAGGACGGGGCTGAATTTCAAGGTTTTTCAATAGGATCGGCGGAGTCCGCCGTTGGTGAGGTGGTTTTTAATACCTCAATGACTGGATACCAGGAGATCCTGACCGATCCTTCGTATCAAAATCAAATTGTCACATTGACATACCCGCATATAGGTAGTGTTGGGTGTAACGAAGAGGATTTTGAATCAGTTGCTGCTAGAGCCGCGGGACTTGTGATTCGTGACTTACCATTAGTGGCGAGTAATTTTCGTTCGACAAGCTGTTTGAGTGATTGGTTGAAGGAACAACAGGTCCCAGCTATTGCCGGTATCGATACGCGAAGGCTAACGAGGTTGCTGCGGGAGAAGGGTGCGCTATCGGGTGCAATAGGGGTGGGCGATCTTGGGCGGAGTGAGTTGTTGGAGCGTGTGCGTGCCTTTCCTGGGTTGGCAGGTAGTGATTTGGCAAGTCAGGTGTCTTGTGACCATGTGTACGAGTGGAGCGAGCCAGAGTGGCTGCTTGAGCCTGAGATACGACAAAAGACGATGGACGCGGTACGACATGTTGTTGCTTATGATTTTGGGGTGAAACGCAACATCCTCAGGATATTGGTCTCTCGAGATTGCCGCGTTACCGTAGTCCCCGCGACTACCTCAGCTAAAGACGTACTTGGCATGAGGCCTGATGGCGTCTTCTTGTCAAATGGCCCTGGAGATCCTGAGCCCTGTACTTATGCCATTGAGGCGATTCAACAATTATTGGGTCAAAGGGTTCCTATTTTTGGTATTTGTTTGGGACATCAGCTGCTCGCTCTCGCCAGTGGAGCCAAAACGCGAAAAATGAAATTTGGACATCACGGGGCTAATCATCCAGTGAAGGATTTAGACACCGGTCAGGTATTAATCACGAGTCAAAATCATGGTTTTGAAGTTGACCAAACTTCTTTGCCAAGTTCAGTCCGAACTACTCATACTTCTCTGTTTGATGGGAGTTTGCAGGGTATTGAACGGATAGATTTGCCCGCATTTTCTTTCCAAGGTCACCCTGAGGCGAGTCCGGGCCCCCATGATGTGGGTTATTTGTTTGATCGTTTTATAAGCAATATCGATCGAGAAAAAAGAATTAGAAACAAGCCTTAG
- the dapB gene encoding 4-hydroxy-tetrahydrodipicolinate reductase, which translates to MNKIKIAVCGASGKMGRALIGAIRDDDALNLSGALELPGNPHLGKDAGALLGFVSGVNISSDIAFVADGAEVLIDFTRPEGTLRHLEACVSNKTALVIGTTGFSDQEKAAIKRGAETIAIVMAPNMSVGVNVLLRLLKTAAQALDEGYDIEIVEAHHKHKVDAPSGTALRMGEVIAESLGRDLSDCAVYGRAGTTGERNQKAIGFSAVRAGDIVGEHTAIFAGTGERIEITHKASDRSNFAVGAIRAAKFLSGKSRGLFDMEDVLGN; encoded by the coding sequence ATGAATAAAATAAAAATTGCTGTATGCGGGGCTTCAGGAAAGATGGGGCGTGCGTTAATTGGTGCCATTCGAGATGATGACGCGCTAAACCTTTCCGGGGCTTTGGAGCTGCCAGGCAATCCTCATTTAGGTAAGGATGCTGGTGCGTTACTCGGATTTGTGTCGGGAGTGAACATATCGTCAGATATTGCGTTTGTCGCTGATGGGGCAGAAGTTTTGATTGATTTTACAAGGCCTGAGGGAACGCTTCGACATTTGGAGGCATGTGTGTCGAATAAGACTGCTCTGGTTATTGGCACAACAGGTTTTTCAGATCAGGAAAAGGCAGCTATAAAGCGTGGCGCCGAGACTATTGCTATTGTGATGGCTCCAAATATGAGTGTTGGAGTTAACGTTTTGTTGCGGTTATTAAAAACGGCCGCTCAAGCGCTTGACGAGGGTTATGACATTGAGATTGTTGAGGCGCATCATAAACACAAAGTTGATGCTCCATCTGGAACTGCATTGCGAATGGGGGAAGTTATCGCGGAGTCTCTGGGAAGAGATCTATCGGATTGTGCTGTTTATGGACGAGCAGGTACTACGGGTGAGCGCAATCAGAAGGCGATTGGATTTTCCGCTGTGCGTGCAGGAGATATCGTAGGAGAGCATACGGCTATATTCGCGGGGACGGGAGAGCGAATCGAAATTACTCATAAAGCCTCGGACAGGAGTAACTTTGCGGTCGGAGCTATTAGGGCAGCAAAGTTTTTGTCAGGTAAGAGTAGGGGCCTATTTGATATGGAAGATGTTCTTGGCAACTAG